The genomic segment TTTACCTAGAAATACTTTGAACACTGTGTCCATTTTTCCTACAGTTAATACTAAATTACATAGCCCTTTCCATGAACCATCATAAGAATTGACTCTTTCTTACAGTGCCTTTTTAGGAAGCTAAGGGATGTCTAATAAAGTATAAAGCAAACTACTGTTGTGTGTCAATAAATCACGATTTgggctttttaaaatttcaggAATGAAAGTGATGAAGGGGAAGAccaagagaagaagaagttcCAAAATCAACTCTCAGGTGAATGACACAGCATTTTATTATCTTTAAGGCAGATACAGCAAGCATATATGGTTTCACATGTCACTTAACTGATAATAATAAGAGAGTAAGTTTCACTCTATAAAATGTTTATCAAACTCATCTCTCTCAGGTGCCATTGTCATGGAAAAGCCAAACATTAAGTGGGATGATGTCGCTGGACTTGAAGGGGCCAAAGAAGCCTTGAAGGAAGCAGTTATTCTGCCTATCAAATTCCCTCATCTGTTCACAGGTTCGTGAACCTTCTGCTTTAAACCTTGTGATATAACTATGTTGATGTGAATGGTATTTAATAATGCGTGAACTGTTTTTGTAGGAAAGCGAACACCTTGGCGGGGGATCCTTCTCTTCGGCCCTCCAGGAACAGGGAAATCCTACCTGGCTAAGGCGGTAGCCACTGAGGCCAACAACTCCaccttcttctccatctcctcctccgaCCTCGTGTCCAAGTGGTTAGGGGAAAGTGAAAAGTGAGGCCCGTGTTCTTTATGTGATATTAACGTGACGGAGAATATGAGAAACTGATACTAAACATCTGTTGCTTCTCCACCTCTGCCTTTCTCCAGGTTGGTGAAGAACCTTTTCAGCTTAGCTCGAGAGCACAAACCATCCATCATTTTCATTGATGAGATCGACTCCCTCTGTGGCTCCAGGAGCGAGAACGAGAGCGAGGCAGCGCGCAGAATCAAGACCGAGTTCCTCGTTCAGATGCAGGGTGAGCATGAAGACATGCCTGAAAATCTGAGCTCAGATCTGAAAAGCAGCACTTTGTTGATAAGTGTAGGAAATGTTATTCTCTTCTCAGGTGTTGGAAATGATAATGAGGGAATCCTGGTCCTGGGAGCCACAAACATACCATGGACATTGGACTCAGCTATCAGGAGAAGGTTGGTTTGACTTCAATAAAAATAACCCCAAACTGTTTTTAGTCCAGATTGTAAGGGAAAACAATCAGGATTTAAGAGGTTAAATGCTTCATAATGGCTGATTGAATCTTTTGTCCATGTCTTAGGTTTGAAAAGCGAATCTACATTCCTCTTCCTGAAGAGCACGCCCGTGCCTTCATGTTCAAACTGCATCTGGGATCCACCCCCAACAACCTGACGGAGGAAGACTTCAGCACTCTGGGCAAAAAGACAGAAGGCTACTCCGGGGCCGACATCAGTATTATCGTCAGGGATGCCCTCATGCAACCTGTCAGGAAGGTTCAGTCAGCCACTCACTTCAAAAAGgtaaaaaacacagtcacagttgGCCTGTACTTGTTATCCTGCCTGTCCTGTTTCAGCTGGATTTCCAAAATAAGACAGACTGTCCTGCTGTATTTTGTTCATCAATACTTTTGTAATCACAGAACAATGACAGTTGGTGCTGCCAGCTTAATTCAGCCGTCCCAGTCTCCACAAACTAATGCTCCATAAACCTACTTTTACATACAGTTCCATCCACTATATGTAGTTTCTCTGTAAGTTGTTATAATTCAATTCAAGAGAGAGTGGAAATGgtaaataaaatcatatttaaatagacataatataaaaaaaatgttctccTTCTCACCCTAAACTAGTCTGCCTCACCCAGACTGGGAGTCAACAATCTGTTACCTATGCgtaagttttcttttttctgtctgtctacacacacacatacacacacacacacacacacacacacacactacttaAGGTCCGGGGGTCTTCATGGAACAATCCGGGCGTTGTGGTGGAAGACCTCCTGACTCCATGCTCACCAGGAGATCCCAACGCCATAGAGATGACGTGGATAGATGTTCCTGGGGAGAAACTTCTGGAGCCAGTCGTGTGCATGGTAAGAAAAGAGAAGGCAAGGaaaatatgcacatttttaaCCAAACAAAGTTTTACAAAAAGCCAGGATCAGTATGAATATGGATTTATGGCGACTTCTGTGATACTCTCCGCACAGGCCGACATGCTGAGGTCACTTACAAACACCAAGCCGACAGTGAATGAGCAAGACTTGGAGAAGCTGAAGAAGTTCACTGAAGATTTTGGCCAAGAAGGCTAGCACTGATCACACTCTACTGATGAAATGGACTGCAACTAACAAATACTTTCACTGTCAGTTATGGTTTTGAAAGACTGATTAATCTATTGGTCTGTAACAGGTCACTGGAGCCCAgagttttcagtttcttattCTTCTTAGAACTGACTACAATGATTAATCAGTGATCAAAATCTTAATTGATCACTTTTTTGTCAATCTGCTAACCAATTAATCAACTGTTTCAGCACTATTTATTGCTACTGTATCAACCCACTGATGctcatgtttacatttacttatttgTAAGGTTTCATATTTCTTTTACTCAGTGATTTTACTTTGCATCTCTCAAACCAAAAAGataatagtcttttttttttttttttttttttaagaaaaaatgttgtCTCTCCAGGACCTATAATAAGTCAATGCACCTTTCCAACACTACATACCTCTCATTAGAGTCTAAGGGGGATTATATTGCACTTAATAGAATTAGTTTCAGGGTTGGATTTTAGTAAATGGCAAGTTATACTGTAACAGTTTGAAAAGCACAGTCATTAACACGTGCAAATAATTAGGGtgtaattaaaaacatatcacatatAGGTGTGAGGCTATTTTAAAAAGGAGCATCAATGAAAAACTACATTCTACATATGAAGATGTCATTACCAGCTTCAAACAGGGTCTTCTGGCTTCCTACAGTTACTGAATTTTAAGGGGCACATAAATTATTGGACAATAATgctttttaaagtatttttaaattttgatcTATGTTCATGCATTGGCATTGAACTACGATGTCTATGTTTCTACTTTTAAGGTTCAGACATGTCAATGTCTGTTCTCAGTTATTTATAGATCCTGTCTATGTGCTCAAACTGTGTTGCCTTTAGATTTGAGATATGCTTTTATTTAAGAGTTTATTTTGGGGTTTACAGGGGTTACTTTTTGGTAATATGAGTGAAACTTGAGGTGGTCATTTGCACTTGTACATGACATGTTCTGTGAACAAAAGTCTCAGggtgaaataaacaaaataaaaacaagactcATTACTGACTTTGTGAATATATTTAATTGTTAAAATACATCTCATAGTTAACTATCatagatatttattttaaatgcaggGTAAACTAATTTCACATCAATTTAAGACCAGTAGAAAAAATGACATCAATGTTACGCTGCTTGCACAAGCTGATAATTTGCAAAACGGAAATCATTGGAAATACTAGTCTGATATATCAGTTAGTGTAGATATGTAGTATCTTTGATTGAAAAGCACACCAAAATGTTTTCTATTTAGCAGAAGGTGCTATTTTAAAGTGAATAAATGCACTtataataaatatgaataaaaggCTCAAGTTAATTTTGGGTGAAAATTACGTCAAGGCTGACTGAAATGTAGCTAAATCTCTAGACTGATTAACCTGATCAGTATTTTGTGCAAACTGAAATGATAAACAGAAATACCAATTAAAACACTTCAAATGAAAAGGATGATTCCACAGCTGCCAATGAAAAAAGAACCATAAATAATGCATGCATATATACGTGAGTCAATAGCAACGCCTTCCCTTTTCACTTCAAAGCACATGATGCAGATGCCAGTGTTTCCTTATACAGACTTATTTGTGGTGAAAACATCAGATACCTATCTCAAACTGATACCACCAAATGTGTACCTCAAAATGCTACAATAAAAGTGATTATTGCTTTGTACGTGCACACTCCTCTTGCCACCACCACATATAACCCTAGGAGCTAAGAAAACAACTGCATATTCACAACCAAAACAGACAAGTAAAACAAAGTCAATAAGGTAGAGTAAACAGACaacctgtaaaaaacaaacaccaagtCATGACACTTAACATAattctgcaaaaataaaagacaaatgtgCTCCATGAATCAGAAACAAACCTGACTGAGACAGGACCTGAAGTGTACATAGGAGGAGTAGCATCTTTCCTGTCATTTAAAGAACTTACAAGTGAATAATTGTTGTACTTTTTGGTTAAGAACATTCATattcaaacaacacaaaggGAGTGGGGAAACTGCCACATGGGGCATACAAGAAAGTGCTAacagtatttactgtatatattggATACATAGGGAGTAGTTTGCCTGTCCATCACAATCATGCTTCATCGATGGAAGTAGCCCAACAGACACATTTCACTCCAACTCATGTGATGGCACAAAGAAGAAGCTGAATGCTGTGACAACTGGGGGAACTGTGTGCTACTGGTGGTACATTAGTCAAGACActaaaagacagagaagagagagccAAGTGCCAAACCGGTCGCTGCTCCGGCGAGCATGCCCAAAGCTACATCTCCTCCATCGTCGCGCTGGCGCTCCCGAATAATAACATGGTTCATTCCAGGAGCAGGGTACCcacctggagagaaaaacagcaaaataatgtCTCATTTAAGTTTGCAATGATCATATTTAAACTTGTGTAAATTAACTCTTAACTCTTCTCTGATCAGAATGAAAAGTTTTACTATCATCAGTTTGGGCTCATTTGTGTTGAATAAACCTCACAAAGCCACATGCAACAACTGTTCGGTGTGGCACTGAACAGGACAAATGTTCTGCCTCAGGAACATGAATaaagcagtgaaaacaaattgCTTATTGATATAATTGAATGAATGGAAAGAGGATTGATGACATGGCGCTGCAACACAATGCAAGGAAGAAAACTAAGCTTTTTGTGTGAAGGtacaaaaaaatacaggaagTAAAACAGGGTTTATCAAAGCATCAATTTAACTTGAGAGGGTCACTGCATTTTTGTAAACAATCACGGAGTGCCTTCTTACATTAAATGTGGTGGTTTACTTCTGCACTTATGCTAAGAAATTTTTACCTTGGTAGTGATATGGATAAGCAACAGCGTAGGGCTGTCCATCAGCAGAGTATACGATCTGGGTGGCATGTGGGGGAGGTGCAGCATATTCTCCATATGGACCTTGGGCATAGGCCTGgtggaaaatgacagaaaagaaagatatAAAAACTCAGGTGATCCTCTGTGGGGGGTCAGCACTAACAAACCCTTCACAATTACTAAATGGTCTCATTTGATTTAGAGTTGGTTTTCCCTTAAAAATCGTGTCAAACCAAGCCCAACTGCATAACAGAGCATACACAGAGATGAAATGTGACatacagtgtaaacacacaaacatagtaCAATCATATTGTACATGGCACACTGAAAAGCGGTGGATTAAAAGTATTTTACTACTCTGCGTACTGTTTTACTGTTCTTTTGTGTCCTTCTGTGCCCAAACACGGAAAccttattaaatattttcagtttttatgctgATATGTAAACAGTGAGTCATTATAAAAACAATTTGTTGCTGTAAAACATTGGGAAACAATCCTGCTGAGTGACACAGAACTGAGAAAAAATTTAAGCCTGAAATGCCCAGGTGAATTGTTTATGCCTTTTACCTGAGGTGGGGGGGCATATTCTGAATAGGGTGGCGGAGCAGATGCCATCACCTCCTGTGCAAAGCCGACCTGAGGAGTAGCAACCacctaaaaatataaaataacacaaataaggTCACCTCACCTGCGAGTTGAGAATGCACACCAACAAAACTGAGCTACATGATGCTAAGAGAAACAGGAGACTAGACAAGATTATTCTGCAAAAATCATGTAAAGacagtttctttgttgtgttgagGTTACCATCATAGAGATAGAATGTAAAAGAGAATTGTCTGAGAGTTGTCTTACACAGCCAGAAACAAGTAAGAAAACCCCCAGTCTTATGCTCTGAGTCTGTCTAGATCATAGGAATAATATCTTCTACCGGTTTAAGTCAGAACACATTTATTCAGTAAGACAGTAAAAATAGACACCCTGCTATTCTTATTTTGGTAAACAAAGCAAAACCCAAATAATTTTAGATGTAGCAGACACTCACCGCATTAATTCTGGCATCCTGAAGTGCCATGGTCCATGCCCTGCAACAAAATGTGGATACCATATCATCTAAACACTCAACTTCACCAACATGGAGATAAAAAGAGGCCAAATAATGACTCTGCATGTATGTGGTGACTTACAGAGCATCATCTGCACTGTCTGCACACAGGCTGATGACCCGTCCATCTCTGCACACTATCTGGAGCAAGGCATCACGCATCTTCCCATCTGGAGGGTTTAGTTCTGAGAAGGAATACAGCAGGACAAACAGAAAGGAGGCAGGCATAAAAGTATGAGCACATGTTGGTCAATACTGTAAGTGTGAGCCAGTGTCATCATCATGCGACCGATGATAAGTACCTTGACATGCAGCAGAGCTGCGGATGTTAATGCAGTCCACCCTCATGTGAATATCATCCTCCATGTCACGGCGTTGTTGATCATTATAGAAAACAAGGCGTCCATCAGCCCACAAGTCAAACCAGTTTCTTTTCCACCGGCGCAGTATAGTAcctttaatataaaaaaattacaGTCAGAATTTATTCACACTGGATTTCAAACCAAATGTCACAACGTCTTTACCATCTGGATCAGACAATATTTATCAAATGCTGTTAGAACTGTAGTGGCTATATGAATACTCACTTTGTCGATGGAGCCAACCACTCTTCACCATAGCCATCTTGGAAGCAACACCTATAACAAGAAATACGTATATATGAGACAGTGTTTGATAACAGCATCTGTTTGAAGCATACTAAGGGCTTGTTACTGGACGTGGCTTAGTCACACAAACCTCGTGACTGTTGTCAATGTCAACATACGTCCACAAAGATATTTTCCGAACAAAATATGAAagctattttaaaaagtgagcaCAATAGTCCTATTTACAAACCACTACAACAGATTTTCACGAGTTTTGACTTTAAAACTTGTAGTATATGAGCTAGTGAACACAAACGTTAACACCATATGGTTATTCATTGAGGCTAAGGCAGATAACTGTCAGTGGCAAGACGTTCactttgtgtatatgtgtgggtATATAACGCCaatttgtcagtttgtcagcCCGTTATTTTGGTTGTCACAGTACAGTAGCTAGCTAACCTAATGGTAACTGATATTAGCGTCAAGTAACAACAGGCCACTTGTGAGTAGGTCATCACATTTCTTATTGATGCAATTTAAAATGGTGAGAAAGTGTTAAATAATTAACAATGTAGTGTTAATTACATGTACGACGACCCCGTAAGATAAGTTTAGCTTATGTTTCTCTTCTGATACCAAAACGTAGCAATAATCGAAGTTAGCTAGCGTTGTTTGTTTGACTTAACATACCAGTAGCGAGTTCACGTACTAGTTGAGTGATCGTAGTTAGTATTATGATTTCCCTCTATAACTGACGAAAATGATTCATTTGTTTCTAAAGGAAACGTGTACTTTGATTACTTACTCGATTACTTGTATGTTCGGAGAAAAATGTAATCTTTCGTGAGGATACACCAGACACGGAAGTAAGATATCCACGAAAGACGATGCCCAACTTGGAGTGAAAAAGCCTGACCGATAGGCCGAGAGGATGTCGCCGGTACACTGCCGTTATTCTCTGGCGAACGTTTCCGTTAGCTCCGCCCACGGAGCATCTTCACGAATGTTCAGTCTCTGTGGAGAGGGGGGCGTTTGTTTTGAATGACGTGACTTATCAGCTGACGACGTTGGAAAGTGCTAGCAAACTCAGCGAGGGCGCGCTCGTTAAAGTTAAATTTTCCCCTTTGCTCTCACATGGTGAATAGGTCATGTGT from the Lates calcarifer isolate ASB-BC8 linkage group LG17, TLL_Latcal_v3, whole genome shotgun sequence genome contains:
- the LOC108879104 gene encoding vacuolar protein sorting-associated protein 4B encodes the protein MAGSNLQKAIDLANKAAEEDKAKNYEEALRCYQHAVQYFLHVVKYETQGVRAKQSIRDKCADYLDRAEQLKEYLKKKEMSPPAKPVKESQSDDKGNESDEGEDQEKKKFQNQLSGAIVMEKPNIKWDDVAGLEGAKEALKEAVILPIKFPHLFTGKRTPWRGILLFGPPGTGKSYLAKAVATEANNSTFFSISSSDLVSKWLGESEKLVKNLFSLAREHKPSIIFIDEIDSLCGSRSENESEAARRIKTEFLVQMQGVGNDNEGILVLGATNIPWTLDSAIRRRFEKRIYIPLPEEHARAFMFKLHLGSTPNNLTEEDFSTLGKKTEGYSGADISIIVRDALMQPVRKVQSATHFKKVRGSSWNNPGVVVEDLLTPCSPGDPNAIEMTWIDVPGEKLLEPVVCMADMLRSLTNTKPTVNEQDLEKLKKFTEDFGQEG
- the plekhb2 gene encoding pleckstrin homology domain-containing family B member 2; this translates as MAMVKSGWLHRQSTILRRWKRNWFDLWADGRLVFYNDQQRRDMEDDIHMRVDCINIRSSAACQELNPPDGKMRDALLQIVCRDGRVISLCADSADDALAWTMALQDARINAVVATPQVGFAQEVMASAPPPYSEYAPPPQAYAQGPYGEYAAPPPHATQIVYSADGQPYAVAYPYHYQGGYPAPGMNHVIIRERQRDDGGDVALGMLAGAATGLALGSLFSVF